The genomic stretch CAGCCCCTACGGCGCCTCCAAGCTGGCCGTCGACCACATGATCACCGGCGAGGCCGGCGCCCACGGCCTCGCGGCGGTCTCGCTGCGCTACTTCAACGTGGCGGGCGCGTACGGCGCCCACGGCGAGCGGCACGACCCCGAGTCGCACCTGATCCCCCTGGTCCTCCAGGTCGCCCAGGGCAGGCGGGAGTCGATCTCGGTATTCGGCGACGACTACCCCACCCCGGACGGCACCTGCGTCCGCGACTACATCCACGTCGCGGACCTGGCCGAGGCGCATCTGCTGGCCCTGACGGCCGCGCGGCCGGGCGAGCACCTGATCTGCAACCTCGGCAACGGCGAGGGTTTCTCCGTCCGCGAGGTCATCGAGACGGTCCGCCGGGTCACCGGTCACCCGGTTCCGGAGGTCGTGGCCCCGCGCCGGGGCGGCGACCCGGCCGTCCTGGTCGCCTCGGCGGACACGGCCCGCGAGAAGCTGGGCTGGAACCCGTCCCGCGCGGATCTCGCGGGCATCGTCGCGGACGCGTGGGAGTTCGCGCAGCACATCTCAAGGGAGCGGTAGTGGGGGCACAGCAGGTCGCGGAGCGCTTCGCCGAGCTGTACGGCGCACAGCCGGAGGGGGTGTGGGCGGCGCCCGGCCGGGTCAACCTGATCGGCGAGCACACCGACTACAACGACGGCTTCGTGATGCCGTTCGCGCTGCCGCACGAGACGATCGCGGCGGTCTCGCGCCGGGACGACGGCCTCCTGCGCCTGCACTCGGCGGACGTCGAGGGCGGCGTGGCGGAGCTGTCGCCGGATGCTCTGGCGCCCGGGAGCGACGACGCCTGGACGGCGTACCCGGCGGGCGTGGTCTGGGCCCTGCGCGAGGCGGGCCACGAGGTCACCGGCGCGGACGTCCACCTGTCCTCCACGGTCCCGACCGGCGCCGGCCTGTCGTCGTCCGCGGCCCTGGAGGTCGTGATCGCCCTCGCCCTGAACGACCTGTACGACCTCGGCCTGCGACGCTGGAAGCTGGCCCGGCTGTGCCAGCGCGCCGAGAACGTCTACGTCGGCGCGCCGACCGGGATCATGGACCAGACGGCGTCGGCCTGCTGCGAGGCGGGCCACGCGCTCTTCCTGGACACCTGTGACCTGTCCCAGCGGCAGATCCCCTTCGACCTCGCGGCCGAGGGCCTGCGCCTGCTGGTCGTGGACACCCAGGTCAAGCACGCGCACAGCGGCGGCGAGTACGGCAAGCGCCGGGCCGGCTGCGAGAAGGGCGCCGCTCTGCTCGGCGTCGACGCCCTGCGGGACATCCCGTACGCCGGCCTGGACGCGGCGCTGGCCCGGCTCGGCGACGAGGAGGAGACCGTCCGTCTGGTCCGCCACATCGTGACGGAGAACCACCGGGTCGAGCGCGTCGTGGACCTCCTCGAGGCCGGCGACACCCGCGCCATCGGCCCGGTCCTCACCGAGGGCCACGCCTCCCTGCGCGACGACTTCCATATCTCCTGCCCGGAGCTGGACCTGGTCGTCGACACGGCGTTGGGAGCGGGGGCGCTGGGCGCACGCATGACCGGCGGCGGCTTCGGCGGCTCGGCGATCGTCCTGGCGGAGGCGTCGGACGTCGACACCCAGACCAAGGCGATCGAAGAGGCCTTCGCGGCGGCGGCCTTCAAGACCCCGCGCCTCTTCGAGGCGGTGCCTTCGGCGGGGGCGCGGCGGCTGGTCTGAGTTTCCGTCAGCCTCGTCAGCCCCGTACACCGGTGCGGGGCTGACGGCGTTTCACGGGAGACGCGGCCGGGTGGACGCCGACGCGCGTACGTGGTTCGCGGTGCCGTCCCCTTCGCTCATGCGGCCGCTCCCAGGTAGGCGTGAATGTCACGGGTGTCGAGATCGAAGCACGGCCAGTCCTGCCTGCTCGTCACGGACGACGACGGAACGGCCTCCCGGCTGGCCGACGGTTGGCCGACGCCCTCGCAGACGCGCTGCTCATCGCGAGGGCCCGAGGCGGCTTGCCGGCGCCCCGGGCGTTCGGACAGTTCACCTTCCCCGGCGGCGGCCTCGCCTCCGCGCCCGTCGCGATCAGCGTCACCGACGAGG from Streptomyces roseochromogenus subsp. oscitans DS 12.976 encodes the following:
- the galE gene encoding UDP-glucose 4-epimerase GalE; translation: MKYLVTGGAGYVGSVVAQHLLEAGHEVTVLDNLTTGFREGVPAGATFIEGDIRDAAKWLDASYDGVLHFAASSQVGESVVRPEKYWDNNVAGSLALLGAMRDAGVPKLVFSSTAATYGEPEQVPIRETAPTRPTSPYGASKLAVDHMITGEAGAHGLAAVSLRYFNVAGAYGAHGERHDPESHLIPLVLQVAQGRRESISVFGDDYPTPDGTCVRDYIHVADLAEAHLLALTAARPGEHLICNLGNGEGFSVREVIETVRRVTGHPVPEVVAPRRGGDPAVLVASADTAREKLGWNPSRADLAGIVADAWEFAQHISRER
- the galK gene encoding galactokinase; protein product: MGAQQVAERFAELYGAQPEGVWAAPGRVNLIGEHTDYNDGFVMPFALPHETIAAVSRRDDGLLRLHSADVEGGVAELSPDALAPGSDDAWTAYPAGVVWALREAGHEVTGADVHLSSTVPTGAGLSSSAALEVVIALALNDLYDLGLRRWKLARLCQRAENVYVGAPTGIMDQTASACCEAGHALFLDTCDLSQRQIPFDLAAEGLRLLVVDTQVKHAHSGGEYGKRRAGCEKGAALLGVDALRDIPYAGLDAALARLGDEEETVRLVRHIVTENHRVERVVDLLEAGDTRAIGPVLTEGHASLRDDFHISCPELDLVVDTALGAGALGARMTGGGFGGSAIVLAEASDVDTQTKAIEEAFAAAAFKTPRLFEAVPSAGARRLV